The proteins below are encoded in one region of Syntrophorhabdaceae bacterium:
- a CDS encoding YciI family protein encodes MRFMMLMIPKGYESAAPGFMPDAGAVEAMMEYNKLLHDAGILVSLDGLHPPSTGARVTFSHGKPTVAMGPFADAKETLGGYWIIEVNSREEAIEWAIRCPASDNEIIEIRQLQEITEFPADVQAAATEFMDLHHSERRPGT; translated from the coding sequence ATGAGATTTATGATGTTGATGATCCCGAAGGGGTATGAGAGCGCCGCTCCTGGTTTCATGCCTGACGCCGGGGCCGTTGAAGCGATGATGGAATATAATAAATTACTCCATGATGCCGGAATACTCGTGTCGCTCGACGGTCTCCATCCCCCTTCAACGGGCGCCCGTGTCACATTCTCTCACGGTAAACCAACGGTGGCCATGGGTCCTTTTGCAGACGCGAAAGAGACTCTCGGAGGCTACTGGATCATCGAGGTGAATTCAAGAGAAGAAGCGATCGAATGGGCCATCCGATGCCCTGCTTCGGACAACGAGATTATCGAGATCCGTCAGCTACAGGAAATCACGGAGTTCCCTGCCGATGTCCAGGCAGCTGCAACGGAATTTATGGACCTCCATCATTCGGAAAGGCGGCCGGGAACCTGA
- a CDS encoding VOC family protein, whose amino-acid sequence MGNPFVHIELHTKDVDKSKKFYASMFDWKLQEFPEMEGYIMVDVGEGTGGGMMVNPMPGAPDIWFPYILVDDVKESTKKAVSLGATIAHDVTEIPDMGWFSVVVDLTGAAFGLWQAKEAM is encoded by the coding sequence ATGGGAAACCCGTTTGTGCACATCGAACTGCATACGAAGGACGTGGATAAGTCAAAGAAGTTCTACGCCTCCATGTTCGACTGGAAGTTGCAGGAATTTCCGGAGATGGAAGGCTATATAATGGTCGATGTCGGTGAAGGCACGGGTGGAGGAATGATGGTGAACCCCATGCCGGGGGCTCCTGATATCTGGTTTCCCTACATCCTGGTCGATGATGTCAAAGAATCCACAAAGAAAGCGGTCTCTCTGGGAGCGACTATTGCCCACGATGTCACGGAGATACCGGACATGGGGTGGTTCAGTGTGGTGGTAGATCTGACCGGTGCGGCCTTCGGGCTCTGGCAGGCGAAAGAGGCCATGTGA
- a CDS encoding pyridoxal-dependent decarboxylase codes for MDDERINVNALFLGPKSENYVFFKEMLNFLMDDYAEWRRYFHPEDLLIVTAQEQEGDDFLATRQRTREALIELAGNLQLSSVPWFSPRYLGHMASDTLMAANLGFMLTLLYNPNNCAFEASPATTALEIEVGRQLAGLMGFDPQKSWGHITSGGTVANYEGLWMARNLKSIPAAVKAVKPELVAGLDDWQLSNLPTARVLDLIDVVKASGLFEEVRQRCVRGVGMKGKAPGKILVPQSKHYSWTKAADILGIGQENLISIPVGPTYRMDIKALKSQIDSLIAQKIPILAVVAVVGTTEEGAVDEVHEIVRLRDRYENQGVSFYLHIDAAYGGYARSLFLDEEMRFMEYAEVGRQQARQGVLHHDTEWLNVSVYEAFKAMSEADSITVDPHKLGYVPYAAGAIVARDRRVIEIISYFAAYVFEKDDANPMLLGSYIMEGSKAGAAVAAVWMAHRVVPLNIKGYGRIIGHSIEGAYRFYRSLESHGAFTVDHREFEIIALAAPDINIVDYAVHEKGNPSLEEMNNLNQAIYEKCSYKSGPVYTNEFITSKTDLTREEYGDTPVSFLDKLGMGRDEWNRTGSVFVLRSCILTPYLVHNTTYEAYWNSFITAMKTAVVQIHDNWGTLVKKKKPVTRDYQWQKL; via the coding sequence ATGGATGATGAGCGGATAAACGTGAATGCCCTGTTTCTGGGGCCGAAATCGGAAAATTATGTCTTTTTCAAGGAAATGCTCAATTTCCTCATGGACGATTATGCGGAGTGGCGCCGTTATTTCCACCCGGAAGATTTGCTCATCGTGACTGCCCAGGAACAAGAGGGAGACGATTTCCTCGCCACCCGGCAGAGGACCCGGGAAGCCCTCATCGAACTGGCGGGAAACCTGCAGCTCTCATCCGTGCCATGGTTTTCTCCCCGCTACCTGGGCCACATGGCAAGCGATACCCTCATGGCGGCCAACCTCGGTTTTATGCTGACCCTTCTTTATAATCCGAATAACTGTGCCTTTGAAGCCTCCCCGGCGACGACTGCCCTGGAGATAGAGGTGGGACGGCAGCTGGCGGGGCTCATGGGCTTCGATCCTCAAAAATCCTGGGGCCACATCACGTCAGGCGGGACCGTGGCGAATTACGAGGGGCTTTGGATGGCACGCAATCTGAAATCGATACCTGCCGCGGTCAAGGCGGTGAAACCCGAGCTTGTGGCGGGTCTCGATGACTGGCAGCTATCCAACCTTCCCACCGCCCGGGTCCTCGATTTGATCGATGTGGTCAAGGCATCGGGTCTATTTGAGGAAGTGCGGCAACGATGCGTGCGCGGCGTGGGCATGAAAGGAAAGGCGCCGGGCAAGATACTCGTTCCCCAATCAAAACACTACTCCTGGACAAAGGCTGCCGACATCCTGGGCATAGGGCAGGAGAACCTTATCTCTATTCCCGTGGGACCGACCTACCGTATGGACATAAAAGCCCTGAAGAGTCAGATCGATTCCCTTATCGCGCAAAAAATACCAATTCTCGCGGTGGTCGCCGTGGTAGGCACCACGGAAGAGGGCGCGGTGGATGAGGTCCATGAAATCGTGAGGTTGAGGGACAGGTATGAGAACCAGGGGGTATCGTTCTATCTCCACATCGATGCGGCCTATGGGGGCTATGCCCGTTCCCTTTTCCTCGATGAGGAAATGCGGTTCATGGAGTATGCGGAGGTCGGCAGGCAACAGGCCCGGCAGGGCGTGCTGCACCACGATACCGAATGGCTCAATGTGAGTGTCTATGAAGCCTTCAAGGCGATGAGCGAGGCGGACTCCATAACGGTCGATCCCCATAAGCTCGGGTATGTCCCCTATGCAGCGGGTGCAATCGTGGCCAGGGACCGCCGCGTGATAGAGATCATCTCCTATTTCGCCGCCTACGTCTTCGAAAAAGATGACGCCAACCCTATGCTCCTGGGAAGCTATATCATGGAGGGCTCGAAAGCGGGTGCGGCGGTGGCTGCCGTCTGGATGGCCCACCGGGTCGTCCCTCTCAATATCAAGGGCTACGGACGCATTATCGGGCACAGTATCGAAGGCGCCTATCGGTTTTATCGCTCCCTCGAATCCCATGGCGCCTTTACGGTCGACCACAGGGAATTTGAGATCATAGCCCTCGCCGCTCCGGACATCAACATCGTCGACTATGCAGTCCATGAAAAAGGAAATCCGAGTCTCGAAGAGATGAATAACCTGAACCAGGCGATTTATGAGAAGTGCTCCTATAAATCGGGTCCCGTGTACACGAACGAATTCATCACCTCCAAAACCGACCTGACAAGGGAGGAATATGGCGATACCCCCGTTTCTTTTCTCGACAAGCTGGGCATGGGAAGAGATGAATGGAACAGAACGGGAAGCGTCTTTGTCCTTCGCTCCTGCATTCTCACCCCCTACCTCGTGCACAATACCACCTACGAGGCATATTGGAATAGCTTCATCACTGCAATGAAGACCGCCGTAGTCCAAATTCATGATAACTGGGGGACCCTCGTAAAGAAGAAGAAACCTGTCACGAGAGATTATCAATGGCAGAAACTGTAG
- a CDS encoding VF530 family protein, which produces MEKQNPHDPLHGITLEAMLTTLVEYYGWSEMGRIINIRCFTHDPSIKSSLTFLRRTPWARKKVEDLYLRHKKKTSS; this is translated from the coding sequence ATGGAAAAACAAAACCCCCACGACCCCCTTCACGGCATTACCCTTGAGGCGATGCTTACCACGCTGGTGGAATATTACGGGTGGAGCGAAATGGGCAGGATCATCAATATCCGGTGCTTCACCCATGATCCAAGTATCAAATCGAGCCTCACCTTTCTGAGGAGAACGCCTTGGGCCAGAAAGAAAGTCGAAGATTTATATCTGAGGCATAAGAAGAAAACTTCCTCTTAG
- a CDS encoding mechanosensitive ion channel family protein: MGEWMASFDKFATFYLIPVGWKVLGAIVLWIIGSWAIKLIGNLSGRGMRAQKLDPTLIKYFEATIRVILRIVLVIAILAIFGIQTTSFVALLAAAGVAIGMAWGGLLANFAAGAFLIILRPFKVGDMITGAGVTGDVKEIGLFATTIDTVDNLRIIIGNNKLLGDNIVNYTTNPYRRVDLKAQLAHGVDPFEAAATLRERLKQIPNVIADPAPHVEIVEFNLAGTVLSVRPFCHNANYWQVFFDTNKAIAEVGAAAGYPPPWTKQVIFHKPLDPQPDPQ, encoded by the coding sequence ATGGGCGAATGGATGGCGAGTTTTGACAAGTTTGCCACCTTTTATCTTATACCGGTCGGATGGAAGGTCCTTGGCGCAATTGTCCTGTGGATCATCGGCAGTTGGGCGATCAAGCTGATCGGAAATCTGTCGGGAAGAGGAATGAGGGCCCAGAAGCTGGACCCGACCCTTATTAAGTACTTCGAGGCCACGATCCGGGTCATATTACGGATCGTTCTCGTTATCGCCATCCTCGCCATATTCGGCATCCAGACTACTTCCTTCGTAGCCCTCCTCGCTGCGGCGGGTGTTGCCATCGGCATGGCGTGGGGCGGTCTCCTGGCCAACTTTGCAGCCGGAGCATTTTTGATCATTCTCAGGCCCTTTAAGGTCGGCGACATGATCACCGGTGCGGGGGTTACGGGTGATGTGAAGGAGATAGGCCTATTTGCCACAACCATAGACACCGTGGATAACCTGCGCATTATCATCGGCAACAACAAACTCCTTGGCGACAACATCGTCAACTATACGACCAATCCTTATCGACGGGTGGATCTCAAAGCCCAGCTTGCACACGGGGTAGACCCTTTCGAGGCAGCGGCAACTTTGCGGGAGCGGCTAAAACAGATCCCCAACGTAATTGCCGACCCTGCGCCCCACGTCGAAATCGTGGAGTTCAACCTCGCCGGCACGGTCCTCTCGGTCAGGCCCTTCTGTCATAACGCCAATTATTGGCAGGTCTTTTTCGATACCAACAAAGCGATCGCAGAAGTGGGCGCGGCCGCGGGGTATCCTCCTCCATGGACAAAACAGGTGATCTTTCACAAGCCCCTTGATCCGCAACCTGATCCGCAATAG
- a CDS encoding MFS transporter produces the protein MVHYAWVVAFTGTLVLILSHGFGRMSYSVILGNMKEGLGLSYTQIGLIGTGNFIGYLCLAVIGGFLAPRFGARRVLFLSLLILGISLFLTGLSDSFAFAFFTRLIAGMGNAGSYIPMMALPAAWFAAKKRGLATGIVTLGTGTGLFITGLILPQFIVRYGSDGWRYAWCLLGAFVFAGSFVCYGLLRDKPEEKGLTLCGGGEEAKIAAGSTLFSVWNDVVREREIWKLGLVYFMYGFSYIIYLTFIIAFLTGEAGLSAQAAGGIFAVLGLCSIFCGIGWGGLSDLIGRRLAALFAYLVLASSSIILLLSTTFYGYYLSAILFGLTAFSIPVIMAAAVGDVLGGRLAPAGLGLITLFFGLGQALGPAVAGWLKDTTGAFTYAFIFSASVATFGAFSSLMLKKREPKISGAMSREEEEDLRAASGGRR, from the coding sequence GTGGTGCATTACGCGTGGGTCGTGGCTTTTACCGGTACCCTCGTTCTTATTCTGTCCCACGGTTTCGGAAGGATGTCTTATTCCGTCATACTCGGGAATATGAAGGAGGGGCTTGGCCTGTCCTATACTCAGATAGGGCTCATAGGGACCGGCAACTTCATCGGCTATCTCTGCCTTGCAGTGATAGGCGGCTTTCTTGCGCCGCGGTTTGGTGCGAGGCGGGTCCTCTTCCTCTCTCTTCTCATTCTCGGAATAAGTCTTTTTCTTACCGGCCTCTCCGATTCTTTCGCCTTTGCTTTTTTCACGAGACTGATCGCCGGGATGGGCAACGCCGGAAGCTATATTCCCATGATGGCTCTGCCTGCAGCCTGGTTTGCCGCAAAAAAACGGGGTCTTGCCACGGGAATCGTCACCCTTGGGACCGGAACGGGCCTCTTCATCACGGGCCTGATCCTCCCTCAATTCATCGTGCGGTACGGAAGCGACGGGTGGAGATATGCGTGGTGCCTTCTGGGGGCTTTTGTATTTGCAGGATCTTTTGTCTGTTACGGACTGCTCAGAGATAAGCCCGAAGAGAAAGGGCTCACCCTGTGCGGCGGGGGCGAGGAGGCGAAGATCGCCGCCGGGTCTACCCTCTTTTCGGTATGGAACGACGTGGTGAGGGAAAGGGAGATATGGAAACTGGGACTGGTCTATTTTATGTACGGTTTTTCTTACATCATCTATCTCACCTTTATTATCGCCTTTCTCACCGGGGAAGCAGGTCTGAGCGCGCAGGCGGCGGGAGGGATATTTGCAGTACTCGGCCTCTGTTCCATATTCTGCGGGATCGGCTGGGGCGGTTTATCCGACCTGATCGGACGGCGTCTCGCAGCGCTCTTCGCCTATCTCGTCCTTGCCTCGTCGAGTATTATACTTCTTTTATCCACTACCTTTTACGGTTATTATCTCTCCGCCATCCTCTTCGGGCTTACCGCCTTTTCAATTCCTGTCATTATGGCGGCGGCAGTCGGCGATGTCCTCGGGGGAAGGCTCGCACCGGCGGGCCTCGGTCTCATCACACTTTTTTTCGGACTGGGTCAGGCCCTGGGCCCGGCAGTTGCCGGCTGGCTTAAGGATACGACCGGCGCCTTCACCTACGCCTTCATCTTCTCGGCATCGGTCGCAACTTTCGGAGCCTTTTCCTCTCTCATGCTCAAAAAAAGGGAGCCGAAGATCTCCGGCGCGATGAGCAGGGAGGAAGAGGAAGACCTTCGGGCTGCTTCCGGGGGAAGAAGGTGA
- the pncB gene encoding nicotinate phosphoribosyltransferase, with product MRPTNPLVDSTLTDLYQLTMAYSYWKAGKMDDEAVFDLFFRQNPFGGEFTVFAGLEEVINFVASFGFNDQQIDYLKNGPLRGCDEEFFEWLRALDCSKVRIYSLQEGTLCFPAEPLIRVEGPLAVAQLLETTILNLINYPSLETTQAARFRLLAGFDKKLIEFGLRRAQGPDGGVSASRYSYIGGFDATSNVKAGELFGIPVMGTHAHSFVQAFQGIHELALTTIVDKDGKEREFVGRVREIRNSLGYNDTNEGELAAFISYAQAFPARFLALVDTYDTRRSGVPNFICVASALKEFGYEPIGVRIDSEDLAYVSKETRKMFLQAALRRNQDFSGLTITASNDINESAMTQMQRQGHEIDTFGIGTNQVTCEAQPALGCVYKLVMIGENPRIKLSKGKVTIPGRKEVYRLIGADNTPLLDVIIKVGDEEPAPGKKFFCRHPFEESKRAYVVPTEVRPLHDLYWDGAVAREPSNIHDTRNYVITQLKEFRPDHLRPVNPTPFKISVSDELYSFIHGLWMQEAPIATLS from the coding sequence ATGCGTCCTACAAATCCACTGGTAGATTCAACCCTCACGGACCTTTATCAGCTTACCATGGCATACAGCTACTGGAAGGCAGGCAAAATGGACGACGAGGCGGTCTTTGACCTCTTTTTCAGACAAAACCCCTTCGGAGGCGAGTTTACCGTCTTTGCAGGTCTTGAAGAGGTAATCAATTTCGTCGCTTCCTTCGGATTTAATGATCAGCAGATCGACTATTTAAAAAACGGTCCTCTAAGGGGATGCGATGAGGAATTTTTCGAATGGCTGAGGGCTCTCGACTGCTCGAAGGTCCGGATATATTCGCTGCAGGAGGGGACTCTCTGTTTTCCCGCCGAACCGCTCATAAGGGTCGAGGGACCGCTGGCAGTGGCCCAACTGCTCGAAACGACGATCCTCAACCTCATCAACTACCCGAGCCTCGAAACTACCCAGGCCGCACGGTTCAGATTGCTGGCGGGGTTCGACAAAAAACTGATAGAATTCGGGCTGAGGCGGGCCCAGGGTCCCGACGGGGGTGTATCGGCGTCACGATACAGTTACATCGGCGGCTTCGATGCCACAAGTAATGTAAAAGCAGGGGAGCTTTTCGGCATCCCTGTCATGGGCACCCATGCCCATTCCTTCGTTCAGGCTTTTCAGGGCATTCATGAGCTCGCATTGACCACCATAGTGGATAAAGACGGCAAGGAAAGAGAGTTCGTGGGCCGCGTGCGGGAGATCAGAAATAGTCTCGGATATAATGATACGAACGAAGGGGAGTTGGCGGCGTTCATCTCCTATGCCCAGGCTTTTCCCGCAAGATTTCTCGCTCTCGTCGACACTTATGACACCCGCAGGTCAGGCGTGCCTAATTTCATCTGTGTGGCCTCCGCTCTCAAGGAATTCGGGTATGAGCCTATTGGAGTGAGGATCGACTCCGAGGACCTCGCCTATGTATCAAAAGAGACGCGGAAGATGTTCCTTCAGGCAGCGCTCCGTCGAAATCAGGATTTTTCGGGGCTTACCATCACTGCGAGCAATGATATCAATGAATCGGCCATGACCCAGATGCAAAGACAGGGCCACGAGATCGATACCTTCGGGATCGGCACGAATCAGGTTACCTGCGAGGCGCAGCCTGCGTTGGGATGTGTCTATAAGCTCGTGATGATCGGTGAAAATCCGAGGATAAAGCTTTCGAAAGGCAAGGTCACCATTCCCGGGCGGAAGGAGGTCTATCGCCTTATCGGCGCGGACAATACACCTCTGCTCGACGTAATCATCAAAGTGGGAGATGAGGAGCCGGCCCCGGGAAAGAAATTTTTCTGCCGCCATCCCTTCGAGGAATCGAAAAGGGCCTATGTGGTGCCGACCGAGGTCCGCCCCCTGCACGATCTCTACTGGGACGGCGCCGTCGCACGGGAGCCCTCGAATATTCACGATACCCGTAATTACGTGATCACCCAGTTAAAAGAGTTCAGACCGGACCATCTGAGGCCGGTCAACCCCACGCCCTTCAAGATCTCGGTCTCCGACGAGCTTTACAGTTTTATCCACGGGCTCTGGATGCAGGAAGCCCCGATCGCGACATTGAGCTGA
- a CDS encoding C40 family peptidase has product MKSSILIAAVCAFVLTGTVSYANIYGYQDERGIFHFTNVAPVNKKYRTVVYTGTQYKGSLMAPRPAQLMSGDRKELIGVAKTYLGTPYKLGGNFSTGIDCSGFVKQVFSAFSVSLPRTARQQYHEGTRVDKDDLLAGDLVFFRSEKSADPAHVGIFIDQDRFIHATTRNGGGVRIDSLADNYYRRTFMGASRLLQ; this is encoded by the coding sequence ATGAAGAGCTCGATCCTCATAGCGGCCGTGTGCGCCTTCGTCCTTACAGGAACAGTGAGCTACGCCAACATTTATGGGTATCAGGATGAGCGGGGCATCTTTCACTTTACCAATGTGGCCCCCGTGAACAAGAAATACCGCACCGTCGTCTATACGGGAACGCAGTACAAGGGCTCCCTCATGGCCCCCCGCCCCGCTCAGCTTATGAGCGGGGACCGGAAAGAGCTGATCGGGGTCGCGAAGACGTACCTGGGGACGCCTTATAAGCTGGGAGGCAACTTTTCGACAGGCATCGATTGCTCCGGTTTCGTGAAGCAGGTCTTTTCCGCTTTCTCCGTCTCTTTGCCGAGGACCGCGCGGCAGCAATACCACGAAGGGACCAGGGTCGATAAGGATGACCTTCTCGCCGGGGACCTGGTTTTCTTCCGCAGCGAGAAGAGCGCCGACCCGGCGCATGTGGGAATATTCATCGATCAGGACCGGTTCATTCACGCCACCACCCGTAACGGAGGCGGCGTGAGAATAGATTCCCTCGCCGATAATTACTACCGGCGCACCTTCATGGGCGCGTCGCGACTCCTGCAATAA
- a CDS encoding PhzF family phenazine biosynthesis protein, producing MKIDFFQVDAFTRQVFGGNPAAVCILDSWCEDGLLQHIASEHNLSETAFLVPISKGRYGLRWFTPAMEVDLCGHATLASAFVVFSFLESALSSVYFETASGSLTVVRAGDLFSMDFPSRPPASAKGVPLLCEALGAAPDEVWKARDFMAVFSEESIIRKMKPDFSRLGEITDTLGIIVTAPGERCDFVSRFFAPKVGVNEDPVTGSAHSTLIPYWGQRFNKKDLHALQLSARGGELFCENRGERVGIAGHAVLYAKGHIFL from the coding sequence ATGAAAATTGATTTTTTTCAGGTAGATGCCTTTACACGACAAGTTTTTGGAGGCAACCCCGCAGCGGTCTGTATTCTGGACTCATGGTGTGAGGATGGCCTCCTCCAGCACATCGCATCGGAGCATAACCTTTCAGAAACTGCCTTTCTCGTGCCCATCTCTAAGGGGCGATACGGTCTCAGGTGGTTTACCCCGGCCATGGAAGTCGATCTGTGCGGCCACGCCACCCTTGCGAGTGCGTTCGTAGTTTTTTCTTTTCTCGAAAGCGCCCTCTCTTCCGTCTATTTTGAAACCGCGAGCGGTAGTCTTACAGTAGTCAGGGCGGGGGATTTGTTCTCCATGGACTTCCCCTCGCGGCCGCCTGCTTCGGCAAAAGGGGTCCCCCTTTTATGCGAAGCCCTGGGAGCAGCCCCTGACGAAGTGTGGAAGGCGCGCGACTTTATGGCCGTCTTCAGCGAGGAATCGATAATAAGGAAGATGAAGCCTGATTTCAGCCGTCTTGGCGAGATTACCGATACCCTCGGCATTATCGTGACCGCACCGGGAGAAAGGTGTGATTTCGTCTCCCGGTTCTTCGCTCCGAAGGTAGGAGTGAATGAAGACCCCGTTACGGGCTCCGCCCACAGCACCCTGATTCCTTATTGGGGGCAACGTTTTAATAAGAAGGACCTCCATGCCCTGCAGCTCTCCGCCAGGGGAGGAGAGCTTTTCTGCGAGAACCGGGGCGAACGGGTGGGCATAGCGGGTCATGCGGTGCTGTACGCGAAGGGGCATATTTTTCTGTAA
- a CDS encoding PQQ-binding-like beta-propeller repeat protein — protein MKTFTRILFLMVCMVSILMPLSGHSAGKEQRVAMFRADPQRIGAHVSGSAPHLTELQWKFKTEGKIVSSPVVSEGFTYFGSFDGNLYAVDSKTGHEKWRFKTGNRVASSGAVSGGVLYFGSLDGNLYAVDALTGRERWRFATGDWVGSSPLVADETAYFGSRNGHLYAVDALTGQEKWRFKASGEVYSSPSTVKGTIFFGSRGGYFYALDARSGKEKWRFKTEWKVYSSPAIVNGIVYFGSTDCHLYALDMETGRQIWRFKTGSKVYSSPAVAGGTVYVSSTDGNLYALDQRSGQQKWAFATKKKIYSSPAVSHGMVYVGSQDGNLYGLDTETGGEKWRFAPGASIASSPFIQDGTVYFGCFDGNLYALK, from the coding sequence ATGAAAACATTTACACGAATCTTGTTTCTTATGGTATGCATGGTCTCCATCCTCATGCCTCTGTCCGGCCATAGCGCCGGAAAAGAGCAAAGGGTGGCTATGTTCCGGGCGGACCCCCAAAGGATCGGCGCCCATGTCTCGGGGAGCGCTCCTCATCTCACGGAACTGCAATGGAAGTTCAAGACCGAAGGAAAGATCGTCTCGTCCCCGGTCGTGAGTGAAGGGTTTACCTATTTCGGCAGCTTCGATGGCAATCTCTATGCGGTCGACTCAAAGACGGGCCATGAGAAATGGCGTTTTAAAACCGGCAACCGCGTCGCATCTTCAGGGGCGGTGTCGGGAGGCGTCCTCTATTTCGGAAGCCTCGACGGGAACCTCTATGCCGTCGATGCCCTCACGGGCCGTGAAAGATGGCGGTTTGCCACGGGTGACTGGGTAGGCTCCTCTCCTCTGGTTGCGGACGAGACCGCCTATTTCGGCAGCCGGAACGGCCACCTCTATGCGGTCGATGCCCTGACAGGACAGGAGAAGTGGAGGTTCAAGGCCTCGGGTGAAGTCTATTCCTCGCCCTCAACGGTGAAAGGAACCATCTTTTTCGGGAGCAGAGGCGGCTATTTCTACGCCCTCGATGCCCGTTCAGGAAAAGAGAAATGGCGCTTCAAGACGGAGTGGAAGGTCTATTCCTCCCCTGCGATCGTGAACGGCATCGTCTATTTCGGGAGCACCGATTGCCATCTTTATGCCCTTGACATGGAGACCGGCAGACAGATCTGGAGGTTCAAGACAGGGAGCAAGGTCTACTCATCTCCTGCAGTAGCGGGAGGTACGGTCTATGTGAGCAGCACGGACGGAAATCTCTACGCCCTGGATCAGAGGAGCGGACAACAGAAGTGGGCTTTCGCCACAAAAAAGAAGATCTATTCCTCCCCCGCAGTATCACATGGAATGGTCTACGTGGGAAGTCAGGATGGAAACCTTTACGGCCTCGACACGGAAACAGGGGGAGAAAAATGGAGATTTGCCCCCGGCGCGTCGATCGCTTCGTCACCCTTTATCCAGGATGGCACGGTTTATTTCGGATGTTTTGACGGGAATCTTTACGCATTGAAATAA